In a genomic window of Amblyomma americanum isolate KBUSLIRL-KWMA chromosome 4, ASM5285725v1, whole genome shotgun sequence:
- the LOC144127718 gene encoding uncharacterized protein LOC144127718, with translation MVVPLQPPTALATVTRRSSGPAEPHPALHLPLQTTFHSSAMARRTKAASLPHILQWNVRSLRARHVELACLIEDGRLPFDVLALQETNVEPSSLRLPGYLGYAGDTRCTSPGCHSSPCLDPGHQQQGPRSAVYVRAGLPHVVMDLSDAVSGPLEACAVTVRMGATDTTVVSIYIPPGVNWATPLLTPVLSRIGPRALVCGDFNAHSREWDCRTTSRAGRILMEATLRAGLGLLKPPSPTFVTLRHSSTLDLAFTTPGIRYEYRKPADTWGSDHFPLFLTPTSRRPQEDRTYAVISWPEFRVRSKEIPPGQSFLDHVATCAREATTLVRVPASSPVPDLRLLNIRANRRRQERIALNTSLPADWTAYRRIDAACRRHARRRHRQSWTRVCSSIQRSSHSGKAWRLLKALVHPEIPRRPILAIAIARAISIEDLAELMADQFNPPGGSVSSPPPALPTPRTPAAPPGVLAHVVAQCYAAITAHELQAVLDRPRKRTAPGADGISHQMLRNLDTPERTRLLEAFNAIWGSATLPEDWPTAVVVPVLKPRKSSRLPSSYKPVSLTSAACKTMEAIALFRLTWIARVTNFLPEQLTGFRRGRCTADSIVDLVSTLEDARHDGDAVMLVLLNVKAAFDTLPHSVIPEPPGSHWPSAGIYPSLPPGPHLPDSSRRTTKLPTARRSRNDVALWVRGTPRRIRSMRTSLQRALDAAQAYLSSIGLTVSPAKTEALLYHPRGRRAHITTLRLGADGLTWRDQVKYLGLLIDRRLTWLPAVRALLPRLRRIGQAVQRLQARDKGCSPSWALRLYHAAATSLVTYALPLVTLPLARLRTLELGHRSVLRQCLGLPRISPIAATHAEAGSWPLSLLLLQTALRHAPFPPPPTRPPLPISVDIRSCSRRRIPVAALQQTAATLLQESLGGHLQVYTDGSVLPATGQAAAACVAPALGAALSCRLRFPANSTAAELAGLQLAADLLLLLPGQQPAVILTDSRAALQLLRQHQPRQHTVANLTARLMAIQDAGRPVSLQWLPSHVGITGNEAADQLAGAAHTNGSPVYSKVTQLDFARPALRQAVRALHPDPRVASGVRFMRVPDCLPRRERTLLLRLRTGCSWTQARLHGHDRAPSSACSFCGADETLDHLLCACPNLEAARRDMTAGYRNLGLPSYSDQDLLHPERSQTEAFRLLLEFLQSTGLATRL, from the exons ATGGTGGTGCCCCTCCAGCCTCCAACAGCCCTGGCCACAGTTACGCGGAGGTCGTCCGGTCCGGCCGAGCCCCACCCAGCACTCCACCTCCCGCTCCAGAC GACCTTCCACTCGTCAGCCATGGCTAGACGGACCAAGGCTGCCTCACTGCCtcacatcctgcagtggaacgtgaggTCCCTGCGGGCCAGGCATGTGGAACTGGCCTGCCTCATTGAAGATGGCCGCCTCCCCTTCGACGTGCTGGCCCTCCAGGAGACCAACGTGGAGCCATCCTCTCTGCGCCTGCCGGGGTACCTCGGCTATGCGGGAGATACTCGCTGCACCTCGCCAGGCTGCCACAGCTCCCCCTGCCTTGACCCTGGTCACCAGCAACAGGGCCCGCGGAGTGCTGTTTATGTTCGGGCCGGCCTGCCGCACGTTGTCATGGACCTGTCCGATGCCGTCTCAGGCCCCCTGGAGGCCTGTGCAGTCACCGTGCGGATGGGGGCCACAGACACCACGGTGGTGTCCATCTACATCCCTCCAGGGGTGAACTGGGCCACGCCCTTGCTGACCCCAGTGCTTTCTCGTATCGGCCCCAGAGCACTGGTGTGTGgggatttcaacgcccacagCAGGGAGTGGGACTGCCGCACCACCAGCCGCGCGGGCCGTATCCTGATGGAGGCCACGCTGAGGGCGGGCCTTGGTCTTCTGAAGCCCCCTTCCCCCACCTTCGTCACCCTCCGGCACTCATCAACCCTGGACCTGGCATTCACAACGCCAGGGATCCGGTACGAGTACCGGAAGCCAGCTGACACCTGGGGTTCAGACCACTTCCCCCTGTTCCTCACCCCAACCTCCAGGCGGCCCCAGGAGGATCGGACGTACGCGGTGATCTCCTGGCCAGAGTTCCGCGTCCGCAGCAAGGAGATCCCTCCGGGCCAGAGCTTCCTGGACCACGTAGCTACCTGCGCCCGCGAGGCTACCACTTTGGTCAGGGTCCCGGCCAGTTCCCCTGTCCCAGACCTCCGCCTCCTGAACATCAGGGCAAACCGCAGGCGCCAGGAGCGCATTGCCTTGAACACCTCCCTGCCTGCGGACTGGACGGCCTACCGGCGCATCGACGCTGCCTGCCGTCGACACGCCAGACGCCGGCACCGCCAGAGCTGGACCAGGGTATGCTCCAGCATACAGAGAAGCAGCCACTCGGGCAAAGCCTGGCGCCTCCTGAAGGCTCTGGTCCATCCAGAGATCCCCAGGCGTCCCATCCTGGCCATTGCCATCGCAAGGGCCATCAGCATCGAGGACCTGGCTGAGCTGATGGCTGATCAGTTCAATCCTCCTGGCGGATCGGTCTCCAGCCCCCCTCCAGCCCTGCCCACCCCCAGAACCCCGGCAGCCCCCCCTGGTGTACTGGCCCATGTCGTGGCACAGTGCTATGCCGCAATCACGGCGCATGAGCTACAGGCAGTCCTGGACCGCCCACGAAAGCGGACGGCCCCGGGGGCAGACGGCATCAGTCATCAAATGCTCCGTAACCTCGACACCCCAGAGAGAACCCGTCTCCTTGAGGCCTTCAACGCCATCTGGGGCTCGGCCACTCTCCCCGAGGACTGGCCGACGGCCGTGGTCGTGCCAGTCCTCAAGCCACGGAAATCGAGCCGCCTGCCGTCCTCCTACAAGCCAGTCTCCCTGACCTCCGCAGCCTGCAAGACCATGGAGGCCATCGCCCTGTTCCGCCTCACCTGGATTGCCCGGGTCACCAACTTCCTGCCAGAGCAGCTAACGGGCTTCAGACGGGGCAGGTGCACTGCGGACTCAATTGTCGACCTGGTTTCCACCCTGGAGGATGCCCGGCACGATGGGGACGCCGTCATGCTGGTCCTGCTGAATGTCAAGGCTGCCTTTGACACGCTCCCACACAGTGTGATCCCTGAGCCGCCTGGGAGTCACTGGCCCTCTGCTGGCATTTATCCAAGCCTTCCTCCAGGGCCGCACCTTCCGGATTCGAGTCGGCGGACAACTAAGCTCCCCACGGCCCGTCGCAGCAGGA ACGACGTGGCCCTGTGGGTGAGGGGCACACCCAGGAGGATCCGTTCTATGCGTACATCTCTCCAGAGGGCCCTGGATGCTGCACAGGCCTACCTATCGTCCATCGGCCTCACAGTGTCACCGGCAAAGACGGAGGCCCTGCTGTACCACCCCAGAGGGCGTCGGGCGCACATCACCACCCTGCGGCTCGGTGCGGATGGGCTCACGTGGCGGGACCAGGTGAAGTACCTCGGCCTCCTGATCGACCGACGCCTCACCTGGCTTCCTGCGGTGAGGGCCCTCCTGCCTCGTCTACGACGAATCGGCCAGGCGGTCCAGCGCCTCCAGGCCAGGGACAAGGGCTGCTCTCCTTCCTGGGCCCTCCGCCTCTACCACGCAGCGGCCACGTCTCTAGTGACATATGCCCTCCCGCTGGTGACCCTGCCACTTGCCCGCCTTCGGACCCTAGAGCTTGGACACCGCTCCGTCCTGCGGCAATGCCTGGGCCTCCCGCGCATCTCCCCCATCGCTGCCACTCACGCGGAAGCAGGGTCCTGGCCGCTGTCCCTCCTGCTCCTCCAGACGGCTCTGCGCCAT GCACCATTCCCGCCCCCACCAACAAGGCCGCCGCTtcccatctcggtggacatccggagCTGCAGTAGGCGCCGTATACCTGTTGCCGCCCTGCAGCAGACTGCTGCCACCCTGCTGCAGGAGTCCCTGGGAGGACATCTCCAggtctacaccgacggctcggTACTTCCAGCAACAGGCCAGGCCGCTGCGGCCTGCGTAGCACCGGCCTTAGGTGCAGCACTGTCGTGCCGCCTGCGGTTCCCAGCCAACTCCACGGCGGCTGAACTGGCGGGACTCCAACTGGCAGCGGACCTGCTCctcctgctgcctggacagcagcCCGCAGTCATCCTAACCGACTCGAGAGCAGCCCTCCAGCTGCTGCGCCAGCACCAGCCCAGGCAGCACACGGTGGCCAaccttacggcccgacttatggCCATCCAGGATGCTGGCCGTCCGGTCTCCCTCCAGTGGCTGCCTTCACACGTTGGCATCACTGGGAACGAGGCTGCGGATCAGCTGGCCGGAGCCGCCCACACCAATGGCTCCCCGGTGTACTCAAAAGTAACGCAGCTGGACTTCGCCCGTCCTGCTCTTCGGCAGGCCGTACGGGCCCTCCACCCCGATCCCCGCGTGGCCTCAGGAGTCCGCTTCATGCGGGTACCCGACTGCCTGCCACGGAGGGAACGGACCCTCCTCCTGCGACTACGAACGGGCTGCTCATGGACACAGGCCCGGCTACACGGACATGACAGAGCCCCGTCCTCGGCCTGCTCCTTCTGTGGGGCAGACGAGACTCTGGACCACCTCCTCTGTGCCTGCCCGAACCTAGAGGCCGCCCGGCGTGACATGACTGCAGGGTACCGCAACCTAGGGCTGCCCTCCTACTCGGACCAGGACCTGCTGCACCCAGAGCGCAGCCAGACTGAGGCCTtccgactgctgctggaattcctaCAATCTACGGGATTAGCCACTCGGCTATAA